The following proteins come from a genomic window of Mauremys mutica isolate MM-2020 ecotype Southern chromosome 7, ASM2049712v1, whole genome shotgun sequence:
- the NPY4R2 gene encoding LOW QUALITY PROTEIN: neuropeptide Y receptor type 4-2 (The sequence of the model RefSeq protein was modified relative to this genomic sequence to represent the inferred CDS: deleted 1 base in 1 codon), whose translation MSKTEDLNMVLPFPFNKNWTLERGVLTHIPGNCRNTTDLTVFLVTSYSLETILGILGNVCLISVIIRQKEKTNVTSILITNLIVSDLFMSIVCLPFTIIYTLMDYWIFGEVMCKMTSFIQCTSVSVSILSLVLIGLERHQLIINPTGWRPSIPQAYLGIVVIWTLACLMSLPFLTTSVLTYDLYKQFSYITDSSADKAICMDSWPSDQHRLIYTTALLLFQYCIPLFFILVCYLRIYLRLQKRKDMFEKSAYNGRVVQLRRINILLVSMVIAFAVCWLPLHVFNSIEDWDYKAISPCHHNLIFSLCHLVAMASTCVNPVIYGFLNNNFKNEVKSLILSCQHNSSSHQGTASEVSTEETSGRLLHMDAKATDGSIV comes from the exons ATGAGCAAGACTGAAGATCTTAACATGGTCCTTCCCTTTCCATTCAATAAAAATTGGACTTTAGAGCGAGGCGTCCTCACACATATCCCAGGTAATTGCAGAAACACAACTGACCTTACTGTCTTTCTAGTCACCTCATACAGCTTAGAAACCATCCTAGGCATCCTGGGAAATGTTTGCCTGATTAGTGTCATAATCAGGCAGAAGGAGAAGACCAATGTCACCAGCATACTCATTACCAACTTGATAGTCTCTGACTTGTTCATGAGCATCGTCTGCCTGCCTTTCACCATCATCTACACCCTGATGGACTACTGGATATTTGGTGAGGTCATGTGCAAAATGACTTCCTTCATCCAGTGTACTTCTGTGAGTGTGTCAATTCTCTCCCTTGTCCTCATTGGTCTGGAAAGACACCAGCTCATCATAAACCCAACTGGTTGGAGGCCAAGCATCCCCCAAGCCTATCTAGGGATTGTAGTCATTTGGACATTAGCTTGCCTCATGTCTCTGCCCTTTCTGACGACCTCCGTCTTGACATATGACTTGTACAAGCAGTTCTCCTATATTACGGATTCTTCTGCCGACAAGGCCATATGCATGGACTCATGGCCATCTGACCAGCACCGACTCATCTACACCACCGCCTTGCTGCTGTTCCAGTACTGCATCCCTCTCTTCTTTATCCTGGTTTGCTACCTGCGTATCTATTTACGCCTGCAGAAGAGAAAGGACATGTTTGAGAAGAGTGCATACAATGGCCGGGTGGTTCAGCTGAGGAGGATAAACATTTTATTAGTATCCATGGTGATCGCCTTTGCTGTTTGCTGGTTACCATTGCACGTTTTCAATAGCATTGAGGACTGGGATTACAAAGCCATTTCCCCTTGCCACCACAACCTGATCTTTTCATTGTGCCATCTAGTAGCCATGGCTTCCACCTGTGTCAACCCTGTTATCTATGGGTTCCTAAACAATAACTTCAAAAATGAAGTGAAGTCACTGATACTGAGCTGCCAGCATAATTCATCTAGCCACCAGGGAACAGCTTCTGAAGTCTCCACTGAAGAGACTTCAGGAAGGTTATTACACATGGATGCT AAAGCAACAGATGGCTCCATAGTCTGA